The following proteins are co-located in the Silene latifolia isolate original U9 population chromosome 1, ASM4854445v1, whole genome shotgun sequence genome:
- the LOC141647971 gene encoding uncharacterized protein LOC141647971: MNSKNKHKDIRWFMHTNNVGIFGLVETRVRSSAVNKIHQSIGTHWAMTNNLAAHPGGRIWILWDANNYDVVVLRSEAQVIHAKVTFLPTGAVWWISVIYGFNRIAEGIPLWQSMKEMHSVVNGTWIAMGDFSNVLAMSERIGSEVTIAELKGFQECVVDCGLLDLPAQGVFFAWNNKHEPGAMVFSRLDRAMVNDEWLMHFTETTTVFHPEGLFDHCPCTINMRNKPERRKSGFKYFNMWG; this comes from the coding sequence ATGAATAGTAAGAATAAGCATAAAGATATTAGATGGTTTATGCATACTAATAATGTAGGgatttttggactagttgaaacTAGAGTTAGAAGTAGTGCTGTTAATAAAATTCACCAGAGTATTGGAACTCATTGGGCTATGACAAATAACCTGGCAGCTCATCCAGGGGGCAGAATTTGGATTTTGTGGGATGCTAATAATTATGATGTAGTGGTGTTGAGAAGTGAAGCCCAGGTAATTCATGCTAAAGTTACCTTTCTTCCAACTGGGGCAGTTTGGTGGATATCTGTGATTTATGGGTTTAATAGAATTGCTGAGGGAATCCCACTTTGGCAGTCTATGAAGGAGATGCACTCTGTTGTTAATGGTACATGGATTGCTATGGGGGATTTTAGCAATGTATTGGCTATGTCTGAAAGGATTGGGTCTGAGGTGACTATAGCTGAGTTGAAAGGATTCCAAGAATGTGTTGTGGATTGTGGTTTACTTGATCTGCCAGCTCAAGGGGTATTTTTTGCTTGGAATAACAAGCACGAACCAGGGGCTATGGTTTTTAGTAGATTGGATAGAGCTATGGTTAATGATGAGTGGCTGATGCATTTTACTGAGACTACTACTGTCTTCCATCCTGAAGGGCTATTTGATCATTGCCCATGTACCATTAACATGAGAAATAAACCTGAGAGAAGGAAGAGTGGATTcaaatacttcaatatgtgggggtAA